The region GCTCACGACGCACCAAGACGACTTGTCGGTCGTCGGCGGTTCGCAACGTGACCGTTTTCGGATCTTGTGAGTGGACCATGCCAGTCAACACGCGCCCGTCGTCGGTCAGTGCCTGATAACTCTGGTAACCTTCGCGAATTTCTAAACTCGGTTCGATGATCGAGTTCAACCAAAACTTGATGTTGCCGCGTTCATAACCGTCAAGCGGCGGACCAATCACGTTGCCTTGGCCGAACAGTCGGTGGCACGTCCCACATTTCTCCGCGAATACTTTTTCACCACGAGACACTTCGCCAGTGCGTTCGGAAATCAGTCTGTTCAGACGCTGAATCTCGGCAAGTTTGTCTTGCGATGAAACCGTCACCGGTTTCCCAAACGCTTCCTCCACTGCCGTGGCTAGATCGTCATCGGCGTAGGTGCGCAATTGCTGAATCACATCCTCGGGAACTTCACGACGTTTCAACCGCCAACTCGTCACTTCGTTGACCAATCGTTCCGCCCATTTGCGTCGACTGGCCAGCGTTCGACATGCCGCATCCCGAAGTCCATGCTCGGCGGACAAACGACTGTAGAACGATCCCAGCAGTCCGGCGGCGATGCGATCATCGTCAAAGTTGCCGAGCGATAGGATCGCGACGCGTTGCAGCGACGGGTCCGCGGCGGTGCGACCGGTCGCCAGTTTTAACAGTGGGTCGATTGCCAGGGATTCCTTCAAACTGCCCAAAACGCGCGCCAGTTCGATCCGCAATCCAAGTTCAGTGTTGGAATTTTGTAGTTGCTCGATCGCCGGTTTGACCGCTTCGTTGGGAGCTCGGCGCAAGGCTAAGATCACACCAGAGCTTCCTCGACGGGTTTGTTCTTCGGCAACGATCTGGTCCAACAGCGGCGGTAGTTTGGGTAACGATCTGCCCTCGAAAGCTCGTGTTAATCCGCTGACCAAACCGGCTTTGGCGTCATCGTCGGGGGCGATTTGCACGAACCGCTCACAATCCGCCAATGCGGTGGGGGTCCCTGCCGACGCATACCGTTGCATTAAATTTGGCAGGATCGTTTTCGACAGTATCGGTCGATTCCAAATTTTCTGGTCCGATTCCAACCAGCGCTGAATCACCTCCGGGTGGTTGGCGTGAGCTTCGATCGCCCACCACAACTGCAACGGTAAATGTCGATCGTCGGCGATCGAGCGTTGTTGGCTTAACGCATCGACGATCGCGACGCCGGTGGCCGCATCAACTCGTTTCGCCGTGGACGCGAGTTGACTCTGCACCCGTCGATCCTGTTCAGTCTTGGCAAGTCGCACCATCGCCGGATGTCCTTCGTGACGATCACCAAGTAGTCGGACACTCCAGTACCGAACCCATGGATTCTCGTGCTCCATCCATGCGGCCGCTTTTTCGGTCTCCAACGAATCAGATAGGTGAATGGCCCACAACGCCTCCAGCGATCCCGTTTCGTCGACGAGTGAGTGCAACCTCGGCAGCATCGACGCGTCGGCACGCCAACCCAGTTCCAACATCGCACGGCGCCGCACCCATTTGTTGGGATGATTGAATCGATCGACCAACTCAACGCCGGAAAGTTTTGTTAGGTCGCCTTCGCGATACGTTGGCTGAGCGCCATCGGGACGAAGGCGGTAGATCCGCCCGCTTTCCTTGTGCCAGTCATCGACCGGATTAACATGACTGAGCCGCGTGTCATACCAATCGGCAAGATAGATTGCTCCGTCGGGACCCACACCGCTGTAGACGGGGCGAAACCAACGGTCATCGGAGTCAATCAGGTTTTCCAAATCGGCCGTGCGATAGGTCGAACCGTCGGGAATCAACTGACTGTGCCAAACCAAATTGTGCAGTGAATTCGGCGCGATGATCGTGCGATCGAAAGACGTCGGAAACAAGCCACCTTCATAAATCGCGAACGCCTGCGCAAAACGTCGCCGGTCGCCTTCCATCGGCATACCGGTGAAATAACCGAAGGCATATGGGTTTGTTAGCGGGCCATGTTTGCCCCAGTTCTTGTCGGCGTAACTGCCTTGCGGGTAATGGTAGCCGCGTTTGCTGCCACCGTTGGTTCCCGAAAACACTTCGCCGTGGGAATCGATTTCGAGGCTGAAGGTGTTGCCGCCACCTTCGGCAAAGATTTCAAACTCGAATGTCTTTGGGTTGTAACGCCAAACACATTGGCCTTGAAAGTTCACCCCCTTGGTGACCTTGGAACTGACCACGCCGGCGGTCGTACTGCCGTTGGCACCATACAGCCAACCGTCCGGACCCCAGATCAAACTATTGGCGACCGAATGAGTGTCTTGTAGTCCGAATCCCGATAAATGAACCTCGGGATCGCCGTCGGGGACGTCGTCATGGTCCGCGTCGGGGTAGCGCAACAAGTACGGCGGGTTCAAAACCCAAATGCCTTTGGGGCCGACCTGCACCGACGTTGCAATGTTCAGTCCGGTGATGACGTCTTTGTGTTGATCGTAGATGCCATCGCCGTCACTGTCTTCAAACACGGTGATACGATCTTCCCCCGGCGTCCCCTTCGGCGGCGGCATCGGCACTTTGTCGAATACCGCTCGCAGGTATTGATCGAAACGTACCACCTTCAATCCAGCGGGATATTGATATTGGCGGTACTGAACGACCCACATCCGCCCCCGGGAGTCCCAGCTCAGAAACAACGGCTGAGCCACCTCGGGTTCACTGGCGACCAAGTCTGCGCTGATCCCCGGTCGCAATTTTAAGCGTTCGATCATCTGGCCCGGTGGCGTCGGCTGTGATTCGTCTTTCTGGGCCCCCAGCGGTTTGAATTTCCGAAAGATCTCCGCCACTTTTTCATTGCCTGCTGGTTCACTGCCTGCTGGTTCACTGCCTGCTGGTTCACTGCCTGCTGGTTCACTGCCTGCTGGTTCACTGCCTGCTGGTTCACTGCCTGCTGGTGGAGTCGCATCCGTTTGAGCAATCGCGGACGTTGTCAGAACAAAGCTACCGGCCAGGCAAACGGCGACCGCGGTGGAGCGCCAACAGATGTGTCGGCAGGGACGACGAAAAGTTTCAATCAACATGACATATCAGGCGAGCGATGGAGGCGGGGATCGGCAATGCGGCTGGGGTCACAGTTCCAACGGTGACCGAGACCAGAGTCTGCTCGATCATGTGATGCCTGTATGATAAGTCGTTCGGCCGCGTGATGTGCTGTCGGCCGGCGACGTCGATGAAACAATCGCCAGTGGATTGAAGATGCGGCTACTTCTTGTGAGCCGACGGCGCTAGCCGCGGGACCCGTTGCTGGCGAGTGCTTTCGTGACGCAGGCCCGACGCTAGCGCGTTCGACTCACAATTTAAGATCGGTTGTCACTTCAATGTGAAACGGCCTCGAGTGCCTCGTTCCAACTCGATTTTAGAATTAGCCGCATGGCGTTAGCCACGGTTTCGTTGCAATAACCGGGGCAAACGCCCGTCGGCTGATGAGTCGACCCCGATTATTTCGTCTAGACGTAGCACTCGTGCTTCATCCACATTTGAAACCGGGGCAAACGCCCGTCGGCTGATGAGTCGACCTTGTATTCTAAAATGGAACTCATCGCTAAGTTTCGGCGACTTCATTTTCCCATGGATCGACCCAATCCTGCCAGTGCTCTAGATAGGTCTCATAGGCTTTGCAATCACACGCCCCTTTCTCGATCCACTGCTTCGTCGAAGCAACCAGTTCAACTTCGCGTTCGAGCGTTAACTTTCCATGCAAGACCATCGCGCGAAGAAAGACAAAGTACGTGTCGAGTACGTCGCAGCGACAATAGTCACTGATGCCGACCAGGTCACCGTCGTCGTATTGCTGCTGAACCTGATCCCCGGTTACCGACATCTTGCCAGGTTTCGCCAGCATTTTGGTCGCCAAGTTCAATCCGCCGTTGAAGCGAACGGCGCTAAAATTGGTGAGCAAGTCTTGCAGGTCCAAATGCGAATCGACGCTGTATCGATTCCTTGGCGACCGATAGCCTTCGTTGGAAAACCAAGCCGGGATCGAAATGCCATAGCGAAACGCGGCCAGTTCCATGAGTGGTAGATCGAACGATCGCCCATTGAACGTCACCCACTGCGGCCGCTTATAAACTTCCCAGCCCTTCCAAAAATGTGCCGTGATCACGTGGCTGCGAAAGTTCGGCTCGTCCAGCGAGACGATGTCCAGCAGTCTGAAATCTCGGTCGACTTTTGCGATCACCACCGCGATCGGGACTTGAAAGGTATGTGGAATGAACGTCGAGCCTTTTTGTTCGAACAGTTCTTCCTGGTATCGCGCGATCGCATCGCTGGCCGACAGCATCTCGCCGGGGTAGCGAACTTTTGAGATTAAGTTGCCGTCGGCGATACTTTCGCAATCGAAAACTAAATGGGAAACTTCTTCAGGCATCCAAATCCACCGAAACCTTCACCGCAATCGAATCATTTCGCGAATCATTTCGCAACGTTTCTTAGCTGGTTGAGATTCGGCCCTCATCTCTCGCTCGGGAAAAACACGATTTTCCAGAGTACTTCGGCAGAAAAACAACCGGCTGTTCGCCGTTGCCATCATATCTTGGTCCTGCGCATAAGATACCCGGCAGACGCCTGCGAGTGCCGTTACAGCTTGGTTGACCGTCCCGACATACCCTGAAGACAGTCCGTACCCTAAAAAAAGTCTGGCCGCCGCACGGCATTGTCCGATCGATCCTACTTCACGACCCGAAATTTCCGCAACCATGTCCTTATTGAACCGTCAACGACTCTTGGATCGCTTTCTACGGTACGTCCAAATCGCTTCGACTGCCGACCCGACAAGCGACGGCTACCCCAGCAGCGAAGGCCAGCGTGAATTAGGCAAACTCTTGGCACAAGAGCTTTCCAAGATGTCCGCCGTCGACGTTCATCAAGACGAACATGGTCTGGTTTATGCCACGATTCCGGCAACGGCGGATGCAAAAAACTTGCCAGTCGTCGCCCTGCTTGCCCACATGGATACGTCACCGGATGCCCCCGGCGACCGCGTCCGCCCGAACGTGGTCGAGTCTTATGACGGTGGTGAGATCCAACTCGAAAGTGGCGAAGTAATCACGCCGAAAACTTGCCCCGAACTCGTCAACCTGGTCGGCAAAACACTGATTACCACTGACGGTACAACGCTGCTCGGCGGCGACGACAAGGCTGGAGTTGCGATCATCGCCGAAGTCGCGCACACGCTGATCGAGAACCCCCATCTGCCGCACGGTGAACTGAAGTTGGTGTTTACCTGCGACGAAGAAATCGGCCACGGGACCGACAAGATCGATCTCGACAAACTTGCCGCCGACGTCGCTTATACGCTCGATGGTGGCGGCGAAGGCATCATCGACGTGGAAACATTCTCTGCCGATGGGGCCACGGTACATTTCGTTGGCGATAGCATTCATACGTCGATCGCAAAGGGCCGAATGGTGAACGCCCTTCGTGGTGCGGCCGACTTTATCGCCGCGCTTCCACGCGATTCAGACTCTCCTGAAGCCACCGAAGGTCGACAAGGGTTTATTCATGCCAACACAATCACCGGCCAAGTCGGCGAAGTCACACTGAATCTGATCCTGAGATCGTTTGATACGGCCGACCTACCGGGCTATGCCGATCGGCTCAAGGCAATCGCCAAATCCGTCGAAAGCGATTGGCCGGGACTGAAAGTCATCGTTGACACACACAAACAGTACCGCAACCTTGGCGATGGACTGGCCAAGCTACCCGAGTCGATCGACTTGGCCGTCAAAGCGTTCGAGAACCTTGGCCGCCCTTACAAAAAAGAGATCATTCGTGGCGGGACCGACGGAAGTGTCTTGACCGAGAAAGGACTGCCGACACCGAACCTTTCCAGCGGTCAACACAATATCCATAGCATCCGCGAGTTCGCCTGCCTTGATGAAATGATCTCCGCAGGCGATCACCTTGTCGAACTATTGAAACTCTGGTCACAGCAACGTCGCTAATACGTCGTGACGATTCCTCTTGATAACGCCCCATGAAAGTCCGGACCTCGCCGCCTGCGAAACTGAATCTGTTCCTTGAAATCCCTGCCAAACGCGAAGACGGCTTTCACGAAATCGATACGGTCATGACCGCGATTGACCTTTGTGATGAATTGTCGGTCGAATCGATCGAAGAGCCTGTCGTTGAGTTGTCCGCGCATTGGCTGCCTTCGCTCGAAACGATCGCAAGCGAACTTGCGATCGATCCGCAGAGCGTCGAAGCGAAACAATTGCTGGCAATCCCCGAAGACGGGCGCAACCTTGTCGTCGCGGCCCTGCAGGTGTTTCGAAAACGTTTTCAAATCGAGTCGGGATTCCGGGTCGAGTTGGGAAAGCGGATCCCTGCCGGCGCCGGGATGGGTGGGGCGAGCAGTGACGCCGCCCACGCAATTAGCTGTGCTGCCCAAATTCACCAGTTTTCCAGTGATCACGACGGATTGCACGAGATTGCGGCTTCGATTGGCAGCGATGTGCCGTTTTTCTTACCGTTGCCGCCTGTTTCTCAGATAGCTTCGGCCTCAACGAATGGCGAGACGACACGTCGGCCGAGGGCGTGCCATGCGTCTGGGCGTGGTGAGATTCTTCAGCCAGTTGACATGCGCACAGATCTTTTTTTCGTTGTCGGGTATCCACCGGCGAGCCTTGCGACAAAAGACGTTTATGGCAGGCTTCGTGTGCCCGCCGAGCCGATCTCTTCGAAAGGCTTTCTTGCGTCACTGCGCGCTAATTCGTTAGAAGATCTAACATCGTTGATGATCAATCGGCTGAGCGAACCGGCTTTAGAAATTCGACCGGAGCTGAGTGAATTGTTGGAATCCCTGTGGAAAAGTGGTCTCCAACCGTGTCAACTAACTGGTAGTGGGTCAGCATGTTTTGGGATTGCACGTGATGCGGAGTTCGCGCAAACGGCATTGAAACAGCTTCGAGCGAACCAATCCGTTCCGGCGCTTTGGCGCGCGACACGGAGTGTTGCAGCGGCCGCGACCATCGAAATCGATCCAAGTTAAAGCGACGACATCAGAGAGGGAGTTGAGATCGTGGAAATCACGGAGATCCGAATCAAGCTCATGGAGTCATCCGAAGATCGACTGCGAGCGTTTTGCTCAATCACCATCGATGGATGCTTCGTCGTTCGCGACCTGAAGATCATTGATGGTTCCAACGGGCCCTTCGTTGCCATGCCCAGTCGCAAACTG is a window of Roseiconus lacunae DNA encoding:
- a CDS encoding PVC-type heme-binding CxxCH protein is translated as MLIETFRRPCRHICWRSTAVAVCLAGSFVLTTSAIAQTDATPPAGSEPAGSEPAGSEPAGSEPAGSEPAGSEPAGNEKVAEIFRKFKPLGAQKDESQPTPPGQMIERLKLRPGISADLVASEPEVAQPLFLSWDSRGRMWVVQYRQYQYPAGLKVVRFDQYLRAVFDKVPMPPPKGTPGEDRITVFEDSDGDGIYDQHKDVITGLNIATSVQVGPKGIWVLNPPYLLRYPDADHDDVPDGDPEVHLSGFGLQDTHSVANSLIWGPDGWLYGANGSTTAGVVSSKVTKGVNFQGQCVWRYNPKTFEFEIFAEGGGNTFSLEIDSHGEVFSGTNGGSKRGYHYPQGSYADKNWGKHGPLTNPYAFGYFTGMPMEGDRRRFAQAFAIYEGGLFPTSFDRTIIAPNSLHNLVWHSQLIPDGSTYRTADLENLIDSDDRWFRPVYSGVGPDGAIYLADWYDTRLSHVNPVDDWHKESGRIYRLRPDGAQPTYREGDLTKLSGVELVDRFNHPNKWVRRRAMLELGWRADASMLPRLHSLVDETGSLEALWAIHLSDSLETEKAAAWMEHENPWVRYWSVRLLGDRHEGHPAMVRLAKTEQDRRVQSQLASTAKRVDAATGVAIVDALSQQRSIADDRHLPLQLWWAIEAHANHPEVIQRWLESDQKIWNRPILSKTILPNLMQRYASAGTPTALADCERFVQIAPDDDAKAGLVSGLTRAFEGRSLPKLPPLLDQIVAEEQTRRGSSGVILALRRAPNEAVKPAIEQLQNSNTELGLRIELARVLGSLKESLAIDPLLKLATGRTAADPSLQRVAILSLGNFDDDRIAAGLLGSFYSRLSAEHGLRDAACRTLASRRKWAERLVNEVTSWRLKRREVPEDVIQQLRTYADDDLATAVEEAFGKPVTVSSQDKLAEIQRLNRLISERTGEVSRGEKVFAEKCGTCHRLFGQGNVIGPPLDGYERGNIKFWLNSIIEPSLEIREGYQSYQALTDDGRVLTGMVHSQDPKTVTLRTADDRQVVLVRRELERFAPMKTSLMPENLLQELTDEQIQDLFAYLMLTAY
- a CDS encoding 3'-5' exonuclease; its protein translation is MPEEVSHLVFDCESIADGNLISKVRYPGEMLSASDAIARYQEELFEQKGSTFIPHTFQVPIAVVIAKVDRDFRLLDIVSLDEPNFRSHVITAHFWKGWEVYKRPQWVTFNGRSFDLPLMELAAFRYGISIPAWFSNEGYRSPRNRYSVDSHLDLQDLLTNFSAVRFNGGLNLATKMLAKPGKMSVTGDQVQQQYDDGDLVGISDYCRCDVLDTYFVFLRAMVLHGKLTLEREVELVASTKQWIEKGACDCKAYETYLEHWQDWVDPWENEVAET
- the pepT gene encoding peptidase T, which produces MSLLNRQRLLDRFLRYVQIASTADPTSDGYPSSEGQRELGKLLAQELSKMSAVDVHQDEHGLVYATIPATADAKNLPVVALLAHMDTSPDAPGDRVRPNVVESYDGGEIQLESGEVITPKTCPELVNLVGKTLITTDGTTLLGGDDKAGVAIIAEVAHTLIENPHLPHGELKLVFTCDEEIGHGTDKIDLDKLAADVAYTLDGGGEGIIDVETFSADGATVHFVGDSIHTSIAKGRMVNALRGAADFIAALPRDSDSPEATEGRQGFIHANTITGQVGEVTLNLILRSFDTADLPGYADRLKAIAKSVESDWPGLKVIVDTHKQYRNLGDGLAKLPESIDLAVKAFENLGRPYKKEIIRGGTDGSVLTEKGLPTPNLSSGQHNIHSIREFACLDEMISAGDHLVELLKLWSQQRR
- a CDS encoding 4-(cytidine 5'-diphospho)-2-C-methyl-D-erythritol kinase → MKVRTSPPAKLNLFLEIPAKREDGFHEIDTVMTAIDLCDELSVESIEEPVVELSAHWLPSLETIASELAIDPQSVEAKQLLAIPEDGRNLVVAALQVFRKRFQIESGFRVELGKRIPAGAGMGGASSDAAHAISCAAQIHQFSSDHDGLHEIAASIGSDVPFFLPLPPVSQIASASTNGETTRRPRACHASGRGEILQPVDMRTDLFFVVGYPPASLATKDVYGRLRVPAEPISSKGFLASLRANSLEDLTSLMINRLSEPALEIRPELSELLESLWKSGLQPCQLTGSGSACFGIARDAEFAQTALKQLRANQSVPALWRATRSVAAAATIEIDPS